Proteins from a genomic interval of Youhaiella tibetensis:
- a CDS encoding SDR family oxidoreductase, with protein sequence MAETPSPFRMDGKHVLITGAGGGIGRALTQVFAEAGAVVTGADRDPTLMEGMDLAHRLVFELTEPDTIAKIISSHIALHGAPDALISNAGYTRGEVFEQVDNAVWASEVEINLNGAYYVTHPVVEAMEEKGGGSVVFVSSVNGLGHYGNPAYSAAKAGLISFAKGLAVERGYRGIRANVVCPGSVRTPAWDHRIAANPELLDKVLPHYPLGRMVTPEEVARAALFLASPAASGITGAAIPVDAGLTSGNLRFVNEVLKGGA encoded by the coding sequence ATGGCAGAGACCCCCTCCCCCTTTCGCATGGACGGCAAGCACGTTCTCATCACAGGTGCCGGTGGCGGCATAGGTCGCGCGCTGACGCAGGTGTTTGCCGAGGCCGGTGCCGTGGTGACCGGCGCCGACCGCGACCCGACCCTGATGGAGGGCATGGACCTCGCCCACCGGCTGGTGTTCGAGCTGACCGAGCCGGACACGATCGCGAAAATCATTTCCAGCCACATCGCCCTCCACGGCGCCCCCGACGCCCTGATTTCCAACGCCGGCTACACCCGCGGCGAGGTCTTCGAGCAGGTGGATAACGCTGTCTGGGCGTCCGAGGTGGAGATCAATCTCAACGGCGCCTACTACGTGACCCACCCCGTGGTCGAGGCGATGGAGGAGAAGGGCGGCGGGAGCGTGGTCTTCGTCTCCTCGGTCAATGGCCTGGGGCACTATGGCAACCCGGCCTATTCGGCCGCCAAGGCCGGGCTCATCTCGTTTGCCAAGGGACTGGCGGTGGAACGCGGCTATCGCGGCATCCGCGCCAACGTCGTGTGCCCCGGCTCGGTGCGCACACCGGCCTGGGATCATCGCATCGCGGCGAACCCGGAACTGCTCGACAAGGTCCTGCCGCACTATCCGCTGGGGCGCATGGTGACACCCGAGGAAGTGGCGCGGGCTGCGCTCTTCCTCGCCTCGCCGGCAGCCTCGGGGATCACGGGGGCGGCCATTCCGGTGGACGCCGGCCTCACCTCGGGCAACCTCAGGTTCGTCAACGAAGTCCTCAAGGGAGGCGCATGA
- a CDS encoding RidA family protein, whose product MNKQHFGTSHVPLSPAVRAGDFIYISGQVPVGANGEVVVGGIEVQTRQVMENIKAALALAGADLSDVIKTFVILEDAREFAAFNKTYATYFPSNPPARTTLEARLMIDIKIEIEAVAYKPLK is encoded by the coding sequence ATGAACAAGCAGCATTTCGGCACCTCCCACGTCCCCCTCTCGCCCGCCGTCCGCGCCGGCGATTTCATCTACATCTCCGGCCAGGTGCCGGTCGGCGCCAATGGCGAGGTGGTCGTCGGCGGCATCGAAGTGCAGACCCGTCAGGTCATGGAGAACATCAAGGCCGCCCTGGCGCTCGCCGGCGCCGACCTCTCGGACGTCATCAAGACCTTCGTCATTCTCGAGGACGCGCGCGAGTTCGCCGCCTTCAACAAGACCTATGCTACCTACTTCCCGTCCAACCCGCCGGCGCGCACCACGCTCGAGGCGCGTCTGATGATCGATATCAAGATTGAGATCGAAGCGGTGGCCTATAAGCCCCTCAAGTAA
- a CDS encoding ubiquinol-cytochrome c reductase iron-sulfur subunit: MSDTKQPPQALCACAKAAMQRRTMLKGMVALGGVAVSGSAFAQAAEDMRPQVGDFLVRTRGEPNPLGPDDVGIGKKPIQAYAMAPDGTVRSGDYENGLLLIHYDEGDLADDAKKMSANGVLAYSIICTHAGCEATNWISEENTIECPCHGSHFDAKNNGAVLFGPASRKLPQLGLEVKDGKIVVAAEFDSRVGGDETM; the protein is encoded by the coding sequence ATGTCCGATACCAAGCAGCCGCCCCAGGCTCTTTGCGCTTGCGCGAAAGCCGCCATGCAGCGCCGCACCATGCTCAAGGGCATGGTGGCCCTGGGTGGGGTGGCCGTCTCCGGCTCGGCCTTCGCCCAGGCTGCCGAGGACATGCGCCCCCAGGTCGGCGACTTCCTGGTGCGCACCCGCGGTGAGCCCAACCCGCTTGGCCCCGACGATGTCGGCATCGGCAAGAAACCGATTCAGGCCTACGCCATGGCGCCCGATGGCACCGTGCGTTCGGGAGACTACGAGAACGGCCTGCTCCTGATCCACTACGACGAGGGCGACCTCGCCGACGACGCCAAGAAGATGTCGGCGAACGGCGTGCTTGCCTATTCGATCATCTGCACCCACGCCGGGTGCGAGGCGACCAACTGGATCTCGGAGGAAAACACCATCGAGTGTCCGTGCCACGGGTCGCACTTCGATGCCAAGAACAACGGGGCCGTGCTTTTCGGCCCCGCCAGCCGCAAGCTTCCCCAGCTCGGTCTTGAGGTCAAGGACGGCAAGATCGTGGTGGCCGCGGAATTCGACTCCCGCGTCGGCGGCGACGAGACCATGTGA
- a CDS encoding pyrroloquinoline quinone-dependent dehydrogenase yields MLKRNLFVTGLATMGIAAMSSFALAAETTSERLVNAGSEAENGNWLMVHRTYDSHRYSPLNQITKDNVKDLSLSFVTILDNASRGGRYASARNEGTPLVEDGFMYVQTGWSVVTKLDVRDGKVGKVVWKYDPEVDRQWISDATCCGAENRGIGLWNDDVIALTMDGRVMSINKETGELNWEKQRADKARAESFTGAPLIIGDTAVYGPAGGEYGIRGWLEAIDLKTGDVAWRTYTVPGPGEPGNDTWEGNAWETGGASIWQTGSYDPVSGMTYWGTGNPAPQIDAEYRPGDNLYASSLLALDAKDGALKWHFQFTPNDPYDYDEIGDNQLLDVTVDGKPSKMVVRAARNGFMYGFNRTDGAMTYAKQYVEDLNWTTGIDPKTGKPLEYDPKAQLQKYVAGTVGSREGTPGIYCPTLGGGKNWQPAAYSPQTKLLYITSAEGCSAYVPEAAPNPTITGGEYDVVKAQREWNGRLPAPEGTKLPDVFNGGSVKAIDPLTGETKAKVLMPRRLNGMLATGGDLVWGSSTNGNLYAYDADTLKEVWSFNVGTSLGGPPMSYSVDGKQYIAVLAGAAPAAADKKTVPASEFFVPTDALFVFALDK; encoded by the coding sequence ATGCTAAAACGGAATCTGTTCGTTACGGGTCTGGCGACCATGGGCATTGCGGCGATGAGCAGCTTCGCCCTGGCGGCCGAGACCACCTCCGAGCGTTTGGTCAACGCCGGATCGGAAGCGGAGAACGGCAACTGGCTCATGGTGCACCGCACCTATGACAGCCATCGCTACAGCCCGCTCAACCAGATCACCAAGGACAACGTCAAGGACCTGAGCCTGTCGTTCGTCACGATCCTGGACAACGCCTCGCGCGGTGGACGCTATGCCAGCGCCCGCAACGAAGGAACCCCGCTGGTCGAAGACGGCTTCATGTACGTGCAGACGGGCTGGTCGGTGGTGACCAAGCTCGACGTGCGTGACGGCAAGGTCGGCAAGGTCGTCTGGAAATACGATCCGGAAGTGGATCGCCAGTGGATCTCCGACGCCACCTGCTGCGGCGCTGAAAATCGCGGCATCGGCCTGTGGAACGACGACGTGATCGCCCTGACCATGGATGGTCGCGTCATGTCGATCAACAAGGAAACGGGCGAACTCAACTGGGAGAAGCAGCGTGCCGACAAGGCCCGCGCCGAAAGCTTCACCGGCGCCCCGCTGATCATCGGCGATACGGCTGTCTACGGCCCCGCCGGTGGTGAATACGGCATCCGTGGCTGGCTCGAGGCTATCGACCTCAAGACCGGCGATGTCGCCTGGCGCACCTACACGGTCCCCGGACCGGGCGAACCCGGCAACGACACCTGGGAAGGCAATGCCTGGGAAACCGGTGGCGCCTCCATCTGGCAGACGGGCTCCTATGATCCTGTCTCCGGCATGACTTACTGGGGCACCGGCAACCCGGCGCCGCAGATCGACGCCGAATATCGTCCGGGCGACAACCTCTACGCGTCCAGCCTGCTTGCGCTCGACGCCAAGGACGGTGCCCTCAAGTGGCACTTCCAGTTCACCCCGAACGATCCCTACGATTATGACGAGATCGGCGACAACCAGCTGCTCGACGTCACGGTGGACGGCAAGCCGTCCAAGATGGTGGTCCGCGCTGCGCGTAACGGCTTCATGTACGGCTTCAACCGTACCGATGGCGCCATGACCTACGCCAAGCAATATGTGGAAGACCTCAACTGGACAACGGGTATCGACCCCAAGACCGGCAAGCCGCTCGAATACGATCCGAAGGCCCAGCTTCAGAAATACGTCGCTGGCACCGTCGGTTCGCGCGAGGGTACCCCCGGCATCTACTGCCCGACCCTGGGCGGTGGCAAGAACTGGCAGCCTGCTGCCTATAGCCCGCAGACCAAGCTTCTCTACATCACCTCTGCGGAAGGTTGCTCGGCCTATGTGCCCGAAGCCGCGCCCAATCCCACCATCACCGGTGGCGAGTACGACGTGGTCAAGGCCCAGCGCGAGTGGAACGGCCGCCTGCCGGCCCCCGAAGGCACCAAGCTCCCCGATGTCTTCAACGGTGGCTCGGTCAAGGCAATCGATCCGCTCACCGGCGAAACCAAGGCCAAGGTGCTCATGCCCCGTCGCCTGAACGGCATGCTCGCCACCGGCGGCGACCTCGTGTGGGGTTCGTCCACCAACGGCAACCTCTATGCCTACGATGCCGATACGCTCAAGGAAGTCTGGTCGTTCAACGTCGGTACCTCCCTTGGCGGTCCGCCGATGAGCTACTCGGTCGATGGCAAGCAGTACATCGCGGTTCTCGCCGGTGCTGCTCCCGCCGCCGCCGACAAGAAGACCGTCCCGGCTTCCGAGTTCTTCGTGCCCACCGACGCGCTCTTCGTGTTCGCGCTCGACAAGTAA
- a CDS encoding thermonuclease family protein, whose protein sequence is MMSSRVVAGLVLGIAATLGASAPALAQAFANEPLFEESGTATVIDGDHISLNGRTIGLWGIDAPLPIQPCVKDGQEFACGRDAKRSLETLVANQTVVCKEVRDTENLRRRMLRWARCTVGDLDLSAEQARLGMAIALSDQSQDYVAQEAEAKAAKVGIWSADEFENPTDWEFRMKTE, encoded by the coding sequence ATGATGAGTTCGCGGGTAGTGGCCGGCCTGGTATTAGGCATCGCCGCCACGCTGGGCGCAAGTGCGCCGGCCCTGGCGCAGGCCTTCGCCAACGAGCCGCTGTTCGAGGAAAGCGGCACGGCGACGGTGATCGACGGCGACCACATTTCGCTCAACGGCCGCACGATCGGACTCTGGGGGATCGACGCGCCGCTGCCGATCCAGCCCTGCGTCAAGGACGGGCAGGAATTCGCCTGCGGCCGGGATGCCAAGCGCTCGCTCGAGACGCTGGTGGCCAACCAGACAGTGGTCTGCAAGGAAGTGCGCGACACCGAGAACCTGCGGCGGCGCATGCTGCGCTGGGCGCGCTGCACGGTGGGGGACCTGGATCTGTCAGCCGAGCAGGCCCGGTTAGGCATGGCCATCGCTCTTTCCGATCAATCACAAGACTACGTCGCCCAGGAGGCCGAGGCCAAGGCGGCCAAGGTGGGCATCTGGTCCGCCGACGAATTCGAGAACCCGACGGACTGGGAATTCCGGATGAAGACCGAATAG